A window of Sodalis praecaptivus genomic DNA:
GCGGCCGTAGCAGTTGGCGCACACGCCGAAATCGGTGTCGCAGGTCACGACCGAACGCACCTTGACGCTGTCCACGGAGTTTTCTTCCAGCACGTCACACCACTGCTCGTTCAACAGGGTATTACGCTCAACCAGAATATCCGCGGTGCCCGGCTTCAGAACATCTTCCGCCGTGACGCGGCCCAGTACGCGTTCGCGCAGGGGCTCTTTCACGTCGCCGCCTTCGATGACCGGCGTCATCACGATACCGGCGAAGGTGCCGCAGTCGTCCTCGGTCACCACCAGATCCTGCGCCACGTCGACCAAGCGACGGGTCAGGTAACCGGAGTTCGCGGTTTTCAGTGCGGTATCCGCCAAACCTTTACGCGCGCCGTGGGTGGAGATGAAGTACTGGAGTACGTTCAAACCTTCACGGAAGTTCGCGGTAATCGGCGTCTCGATGATCGAGCCGTCGGGCTTGGCCATCAGACCACGCATACCGGCCAGCTGACGAATCTGCGCCGCCGAACCACGGGCGCCGGAGTCGGCCATCATAAAGATGCTGTTAAACGACACCTGACGTTCTTCCTCGCCGTCGCGGTTAATCACCGCTTCGGTGGACAGGTTGTCCATCATCGCCTTGGCGACACGCTCGTTGGCTGCGGCCCAGATATCGATAACCTTGTTATAGCGTTCGCCGGCGGTCACCAGACCCGACTGGAACTGCTCTTGGATCTCGGCGACTTCGGCTTCGGCTTCATCGATGATTTCGGCTTTCTTCGCCGGGATCACCATGTCGTCGATACCGACCGACGAGCCGGAACGGGCAGCGTAGGCGAAACCGGTGTACATGATCTGGTCGGCAAAAATGACGGTCGGCTTCAGACCCAGTACGCGATAGCAGGTATTAAGCATCTTGGAGATGGCTTTTTTACCCAGCGCCTGGTTCACCAGCGAGAACGGCAGCCCTTTCGGCACGATCATCCACAGGATGGCGCGGCCGACGGTGGTGTCCACCAGACGGGTGTTCTCCACCCACTCGCCGTTGTCGCGTTTCTCATGCTCGGTGATACGCACTTTAACGCGCGCATGCAGCTCGGCCACGCCGGCGCGGTAGATGCGTTCCGCTTCTTTCGGCCCGGTCAACACCATGCCTTCGCCTTTGCCGTTGACGCGATCGCGGGTCATGTAGTACAGACCCAGCACCACGTCCTGCGACGGTACGATAATCGGCTCGCCGTTAGCGGGCGACAGGATGTTGTTGGTAGACATCATCAGCGCGCGCGCTTCCAACTGGGCTTCCAGCGTCAGCGGCACGTGTACCGCCATCTGGTCGCCGTCGAAGTCGGCGTTGTACGCCGCACACACCAGCGGGTGCAGCTGAATGGCTTTACCTTCAATCAGTACCGGCTCAAACGCCTGGATGCCCAGACGGTGCAGCGTCGGTGCACGGTTCAGCATGACTGGGTGCTCGCGGATGACTTCGTCCAGGATATCCCAGACCACGGCTTCTTCGCGCTCCACCATTTTCTTGGCGGCTTTGATCGTCGTGGCGAGGCCGCGCAGTTCCAGCTTGCCGTAAATGAACGGCTTAAACAGCTCCAGCGCCATTTTTTTCGGCAGACCGCACTGATGCAGACGCAGGTACGGACCGACGGTAATAACCGAACGGCCGGAGTAGTCGACGCGTTTACCCAGCAGGTTCTGGCGGAAGCGACCTTGCTTGCCTTTGATCATGTCGGCCAGCGATTTCAGCGGACGCTTGTTGGAGCCGGTAATGGCGCGGCCGCGACGGCCGTTATCCAGCAGCGCATCGACCGCTTCTTGCAGCATACGCTTTTCGTTGCGCACGATGATATCCGGCGCAGCCAGATCCAGCAGGCGCTTCAAGCGGTTATTACGGTTGATCACCCGGCGATACAGATCGTTCAGATCCGACGTTGCAAAGCGGCCGCCGTCCAGCGGCACCAGAGGACGCAGATCCGGCGGCAGCACCGGCAGCACGGTCAGGATCATCCATTCCGGTTTGTTGCCGGACTGCACGAAGGCTTCCAGCAGCTTGATGCGCTTGGTCAGCTTTTTGCGCTTGGTTTCAGAGTTGGTTTCTTCTAGCTCTTCGCGCAGCTGCTCGCATTCCTGCTCCAGATCCATATTTTTCAGCAGGGCCTGGATCGCTTCGGCGCCCATTTTGGCGTCAAATTCGTCACCGAACTCTTCCAGCGCGTCCAGATACTGCTCTTCGGTCAGGATCTGACGGCGCTCAAGGTTGGTCATGCCGCCTTCAACCACGACATAGGATTCAAAATACAGCACGCGCTCGATATCGCGCAGCGGCATATCCAGCAGCAGGCCGATACGGGACGGCAGCGATTTCAAAAACCAGATGTGGGCGGTAGGCGAAGCCAGCTCAATATGGCCCATGCGCTCACGACGCACCTTGGTCTGGGTCACTTCAACGCCGCACTTCTCACAAATGACGCCGCGGTGTTTTAAACGCTTGTACTTACCGCACAGGCATTCATAGTCTTTTACCGGCCCGAAAATACGCGCGCAGAACAGACCGTCGCGCTCCGGTTTAAAGGTACGGTAGTTAATGGTTTCCGGCTTCTTCACTTCACCGAAAGACCAGGAACGGATCATGTCTGGCGAGGCCAGCGCAATTTTGATCGCATCAAACTCTTCGGTCTTAGTTTGCGCTTTCAGAAACTTAAGTAAATCTTTCACGGATTGGCTCCTGTCGGAGTTGGACCTGTTAGGCGCCTGAAACGCTCAGGCGCCCTTATTACCAGTGCGAATCGCACCCGGGCGGAAAAATCAGTCTTCTTCCAGCTCGATATTGATGCCCAGCGAGCGGATTTCTTTCAACAGAACGTTGAAGGATTCCGGCATACCGGGTTCCATCATGTGATTGCCATCCACGATGTTTTTGTACATCTTGGTGCGACCGTTAACATCATCCGACTTGACGGTAAGCATTTCCTGCAGGGTGTACGCCGCGCCGTAGGCTTCCAGCGCCCACACTTCCATCTCCCCGAAGCGCTGGCCGCCGAACTGCGCCTTGCCCCCCAGCGGCTGCTGGGTAACCAGGCTGTACGAGCCGGTGGAACGCGCATGCATCTTGTCATCAACCAAATGGTTGAGTTTCAGCATGTACATATAACCCACGGTAACCTGGCGCTCGAACTGCTCGCCGGTACGGCCATCGAACAAGGTAATCTGACCGGAGGTCGGCAGGCCGCCGAGCTGCAGCAGCTCCTTGATCTCTTTCTCTTTGGCGCCGTCGAATACCGGCGTGGCGATCGGCATTCCTTTCTTCAGGTTCTCCGCCAGACGCAGCACTTCCTCATCCGAGAAAGTGTTGAGATCCACCCGCTGGCGCACGTCATCACCCAAATTGTAGGCTTTCTGAATGAACTCGCGCAGTTTGGCCACTTCTTCGTGCTGCTTGAGCATGGCGTTGATCTTGTCGCCGATGCCTTTTGCCGCCATACCCAGATGGGTTTCCAGAATCTGGCCGATGTTCATACGCGACGGTACGCCCAGCGGGTTCAGAACGATATCCACCGGCACGCCGTTTTCGTCGTAAGGCATATCTTCGATCGGGTTGATCTTGGAGATAACGCCCTTGTTACCGTGACGGCCCGCCATCTTGTCGCCCGGCTGAATCTGACGTTTCACCGCCAGATAGACCTTGACGATTTTCAGCACGCCCGGCGCCAGGTCATCGCCCTGGGTAATTTTACGGCGCTTAGCTTCCAGCTTCTTCTCGAACTCGTGCTTAAGCTCGTCGTACTGCTCGGCCAGCTGCTCAAGCTGATTCTGCTTCTCTTCGTCGGCCAGGCCCAGTTCCAGCCAGCGCTCGCGGGTCAGCTTATCCAGCTTCTCCGCCTCGATGCCGCCAGAGATCAGCACGTCGCGAATACGGGCAAACAGACCGGCTTCAAAGATCTGCAATTCTTCGGTCAGGTCCTTTTTGGCCTGCTTAAGCTGCATTTCCTCGATTTCCAGCGCGCGCTTGTCTTTTTCCACGCCGTCGCGGGTAAAGACCTGAACATCGATAACGGTACCGGAAACGCCGTTCGGCACACGCAGCGACGAGTCTTTAACGTCGGAGGCTTTTTCACCGAAGATGGCGCGCAGCAGTTTCTCTTCCGGGGTCAGTTGGGTTTCGCCTTTCGGCGTCACCTTGCCTACCAGAATATCGCCGCCGGTCACTTCCGCGCCGATATAGACGATGCCGGACTCATCCAGTTTGGAGAGCGCGGCTTCACCCACGTTCGGGATGTCGGCGGTAATCTCCTCAGGCCCCAGCTTGGTGTCGCGGGACACGCACGCCAGTTCCTGGATATGGATAGTGGTGAAACGATCTTCCTGCACCACGCGTTCGGAGACCAACATGGAGTCTTCAAAGTTGTAGCCGTTCCACGGCATGAAGGCGATACGCATATTCTGACCCAGCGCCAGCTCACCCAGATCGGTGGACGGACCGTCGGCCAGCACGTCGCCGCGCTCAACCGGCTCACCCAGCGAAACGCAAGGCGTCTGGCTGATACAGGTGTTCTGGTTGGAACGGATGTATTTGGTCAGGTTGTAGATATCAATGCCCGCTTCGCCCGGATACATTTCATCCGGATTAACGTTAATCACGATACGGGAGGCGTCCACGTACTGCACCGTTCCGCCGCGTTTCGCCACGGCGGTCACGCCCGAGTCAACGGCAACCGCACGCTCCATACCGGTGCCGACCAGCGGCTTATCGGTACGCAATGTGGGCACCGCCTGACGCTGCATGTTCGCACCCATCAAGGCGCGGTTGGCGTCGTCGTGCTCCAGGAACGGAATCAGCGAGGCGCCGACCGAGACCACCTGCTGGGTGGAAACGTCCATATAGTCAACCTGATCGCGACTGAACAGGCTCGATTCGCCCTTGCTGCGGCAGGTTACCAGATCATCAACGAAACGACCGTCTTCGCCGAGGTTGGTGTTGGCCTGCGCGATAACGAAGTTGCCTTCCTCAATCGCCGACAGATAATGGATCTCGTCGGTGACCACCCCGTCCTGCACGCGGCGATACGGCGTTTCCAGGAAACCATACTCGTTGGTCTGCGCATACACGGACAGCGAGTTGATAAGACCGATGTTCGGCCCTTCCGGGGTTTCGATGGGGCACACGCGGCCGTAATGGGTCGGATGCACGTCGCGCACTTCAAAGCCTGCGCGCTCGCGGGTCAGACCGCCCGGGCCCAGCGCGGAGATACGGCGCTTATGGGTAATCTCGGATAGCGGGTTGTTCTGATCCATGAACTGCGACAGCTGGCTGGAGCCAAAGAACTCTTTCACCGCCGCCGAAATCGGTTTGGCGTTGATCATGTCCTGCGGCATCAGGGTATCCAAATCGCCCAAAGACAGACGCTCTTTCACCGCGCGCTCCACGCGCACCAGGCCAACGCGGAATTGGTTTTCCGCCATTTCGCCCACCGAGCGGATGCGGCGGTTGCCCAAGTGGTCGATATCGTCGACTTCGCCTTTACCGTTACGGATATCGATGAGCTTCTTCATCACGTCAATGATGTCGTCTTTGCTCAGGATACCGGAACCTTCAATCTCTTCCCGCAGCAGCGAACGGTTGAACTTCATCCGGCCTACCGCGGACAGATCGTAACGATCTTCCGAGAAGAACAGATTTTCAAACAGGTTCTCGGCGGCTTCGCGGGTCGGCGGCTCGCCGGGACGCATCATGCGGTAGATTTCCACCAGCGCGCTCAGGCGATCGCTGGTCGGATCGACGCGCAGCGTCTCGGAGATATAGGCGCCGTGGTCCAAGTCGTTGGTGAACAGCGTCTCAATACGCTTGTGCCCCGCCTGGCTCAGCTTGGCCAGCAGGTCCAGCGTCAGTTCCATGTTGGCGGGAACAATGATTTCACCGGTGTTTTCATCGATGTAATCTTTTACCACCACCTTGCCGATAATGTATTCGACAGGGACTTCGATCTGCGCGACGCCGTCTTTTTCCAACTGACGAATATGGCGCGCGGTGATGCGACGGCCTTTTTCGACATAAACGGTGCCGTTGGCCTCGATATCAAACGAGGCGGTTTCACCACGCAAGCGCTCAGGAATAAGTTCCATCTGCAGCTTTTTGTCGTGAATTTCGTAAACCACTTTGTCGAAGAACGTATCCAGGATCTGGCCGGTGCTGTAGTTCAGCGCGCGCAGAATGATGCTCGCCGGCAATTTGCGGCGGCGGTCGATACGGACGAACAAATTGTCTTTCGGGTCGAACTCGAAATCCAACCAGGAGCCGCGGTAAGGAATAATGCGTGCGTTATACAGCACCTTACCGGAGGAGTGCGTCTTACCCTTGTCGCTGTCGAAAAATACGCCGGGACTACGGTGCAGCTGGGAAACGATAACACGTTCGGTGCCGTTGATGACAAAGGTACCGTTGTCGGTCATGAGCGGGATTTCGCCCATGTAGACTTCCTGCTCCTTGATGTCTTTTACCGTGCCTTCCGGCGCTTCACGCTCATAAATGATCAGGCGCAGCTTCACGCGCAGCGGTGCGGAAAACGTCACCCCACGGATCTGGCACTCTTTGACATCAAAAACAGGCTCGCCCAGACGGTAACTGACATATTGCAGTTCAGAGTTGCCGCTGTAGCTTTGTATGGGGAATACGGAACGGAAAGCCGCTTCCAGACCGTACTGACCTTCCGGATCTTGCTCGATGAACTTCTGAAACGAGTCAAGCTGGATGGATAGGAGATAGGGAACGTCCAAAACCTGCGGACGTTTTCCGAAGTCCTTACGAATGCGTTTTTTTTCGGTATAGGAGTAAACCATAGGGTTCCTCAGCTCGCTGACAAGTCGACCCACTCTGTCCGCCCTACTAGGACAGTACATGCAACACCATTTTCGTGTTCGGAGATTGGCTATCCTCTCCGCAATACCTGTTTCTATCACTCTTAAATCATTTCGCTGCACTTTGCTAAACCAGGGAGGCTCGGCAGGCGATGCAGTATATTAAGTCGTCGATAGAAAAAAATATTGTGGTTAATCAGCAGCTAAATGATGTGAAACGCTACTGACCCCCTACAGCGCAAAAAGGCTGGTGACCCAAAAGCCACCAGCCATCAGCCTAAATCAGGCTGCAACCTGGAAGGTTAACTTATTTAACCTCAACAGAAGCACCCGCTTCTTCCAGGGCTTTCTTCAGTGCGTCAGCGTCATCTTTGCTCACGCCTTCTTTCAGGGTGGCAGGTGCGGATTCAACCAGGTCTTTGGCTTCTTTCAGGCCCAGACCGGTAGCGCCACGCACGGCTTTGATGACGGCAACTTTGTTCGCGCCGATTGCGCTCAGCACAACGTCAAACTCGGTTTTTTCTTCAACGGCTTCAGCCGGGCCACCCGCAGCAACGGCAACGGCGGCAGCGGCGGAAACGCCGAATTTTTCTTCCATCATGGAGATCAGTTCAACCACGTCCATGACGGACATTTCGGCAACCGCGTCCAGAATTTGTTCTTTAGTGATAGACATAACAAGTGTTCCTAAAATTCAGAAAGTGTGTATACGTTTGCAATTGCTTCAGAATAGAGCCGGCGATTATGCCGCTTCTTTCTGATCGCGCAGTGCGGCCAGCGTGCGAACCAATTTGCCTGCAGAGGCTTCTTTCATGGCCGACATCAGGCGGGCGATTGCTTCTTCGTAAGTTGGCAGAGTTGCCAGGCGGTCGATCTGCGACGCCGGGATAACTTCGCCTTCAAAGGCTGCGGCTTTGACTTCAAAATTGGCATTGTCTTTGGCAAAAGCCTTGAACAAACGAGCGGCTGCGCCCGGGTGTTCGTTAGAAAATGCAATCAGGGTCGGACCGACAAACGTGTCTTTCAGGCACTCAAAAGGAGTGCCTTCAACGACGCGGCGCATCAGCGTGTTGCGAACAACGCGCATGTAAACACCGGCTTCACGACCTGCTTTACGCAGTTCAGTCATTTTATCTACCGTCACGCCGCGAGAATCCGCGACAACGGCAGACAGCGCGCCTTTGGCTACTTCGCTGACTTCAGCAACAATCGCTTGTTTGTCTTGAAGATTTAATGCCATTAGCTTGTGCTCCTGGATTTAGCCGGGGAAAATCCCCGGAACTCACTTCACATACCGTCACAGTGACGGTAAGCGTCGACATACGGTGAGCAGAATCCAGCAAACGAATATGTTATTCAGGCTCTGTCACCGTCTACGCAGGAAAATTAAGTGCTGTGACACACACCTGCGGTCTTGGACGGAGGCTTGGATAGGCCAAGCTCCAACCGAAAAAATCTTGGCGTTGCGCCCGCGGTCAAAAGGAAACCGCTCCGGCGAAACTTCGGGCGTTAGATTCTAGACAAATCCAACGCCCGCGTAAAGCAATAATTAAGCGGTCGCCGTGGACAGGCCGCTTTGATCGATTGCTACACCTGCGCCCATGGTGGTAGACAGGCTGACTTTCTTGATATAAACGCCCTTGGCCTGCGTCGGTTTGGCTTTCTTCAGCGCAACCAGCAAAGCTTCCAGGTTTTCTTTCAATTTGTCAGACTCAAAGTCCACTTTACCGATGGTGGTGTGGATGATGCCGTTTTTGTCGTTGCGATAGCGCACCTGACCGGCTTTGGCGTTTTTAACCGCTTCAGCGACGTTCGGGGTAACGGTGCCGACTTTCGGGTTCGGCATCAGGCCGCGCGGACCGAGGATCTGGCCCAGCTGGCCGACAACGCGCATCGCGTCAGGAGAAGCGATAACCACGTCGAAGTTGAACTCGCCTTTTTTGATCTGGTCAGCCAGATCGTCCATGCCCACCAGATCCGCGCCGGCGGCTTTGGCCGCTTCGGCGTTGGCGCCCTGGGTGAACACGGCAACGCGAACGCTGCGGCCGGTGCCGTGCGGCAGTACGGTGGCACCGCGGACGTTCTGATCGGATTTACGTGCATCAATGCCCAGATTCACGGCAACGTCGATGCTTTCAACGAACTTGGCGGTGGCCAGCTCTTTCAGCAGCGCTACGGCTTCACTGATGTCGTACTGTTTGGTGGAATCAACTTTGTCGCGGATGACGCGCATGCGCTTGGTCAGTTTAGCCATTTCTTAATCCTCCACTACCAGGCCCATGGAACGCGCGGTACCCGCAATGGAGCGGGACATCGCTTCCACATCGGCACCGGTCATATCAGCCGCTTTGGTTTCCGCGATTTCACGGACCTGAGCGCTGGTCACTTTACCGACTTTTTCTTTATTCGGCTTACCGGAACCGGATTTGATGCCCGCGGCTTTTTTCAGCAGCACGGCGGCCGGCGGCGTCTTGGTAACGAAAGTGAAAGAACGGTCGGAATACACGGTGATAACAACCGGAATCGGCAACCCTTTTTCAATGCTTTCGGTTTTGGCATTGAAGGCTTTGCAGAATTCCATGATGTTAACGCCCTGCTGACCCAGGGCCGGACCTACCGGCGGACTCGGGTTTGCCATGCCTGCAGCAACCTGCAGTTTGACATAGGCTTGTACTTTCTTGGCCATGTTGATTTCCTCTAATGGGTGATAGCGCCGATTAAGGCTCCCCGTGAATAAGCGTTTACGCGTTCAAGGACGCATAAAAACGAAAGGCGCGAAATTTTAGATTAATTTCGCGCCCCGAGCAAGCAAAAATGTGTTAGGCGACTCAGCCTTTCTCGACCTGACCGAAGTCCAGCTCCACCGGCGTGGCGCGACCAAAGATCGACACCGACACCTTCAGGCGGCTTTTCTCGTAGTCCACCTCTTCCACCACGCCGTTGAAGTCGGCGAAGGGACCATCGTTGACGCGAACCAGCTCGCCCGGCTCGAAAAGGGTTTTCGGCCGCGGCTTGTCGCCGACCTGCTGCAGGCGGTTCATGATGGCATCGACTTCTTTGTCGCTGATAGGCGCAGGACGATCCGAGGTGCCGCCGATGAAGCCCATGACGCGCGGTACGCTGCGCACCAGATGCCAGCTGGCGTCGTTCATCACCATCTGCACCAGGACGTAGCCCGGGAAGAATTTACGTTCGCTTTTGCGACGCTGGCCGCCGCGAATTTCAACCACCTCTTCCGTTGGCACCATCACTTCGCCAAACAGCTCTTCCATATCATGAAGTTTGATATGTTCGCGGAGGGACTGCGCTACGCGTCCCTCAAAACCGGAAAACGCCTGAACGACGTACCAGCGTTTTTTTGGAGCTTCGGACATCTTAGAACCTCAGGCCAGTAATAAACGATACCACACGGACCAGAATGCCATCCAGTCCCCACAGAATCAGTGACATCACGGCGGTCACCGCGGCGACGATCAACGTGGTATGTAACGTTTCCTGGCGGGTCGGCCAAATCACTTTACGTACTTCGGTACGCGCTTCACGCGCAAACGCAACCGTGGACTTGCCTTTGGCAGTCATCATGGCCACACCGCCCGCGATAGCGATAATAAGCACGACAGCCAGCGCTCGCAGGGGTAAGTTGTAATCGCGATAAAAATAGTTACCGACGATAGCCACGACCAACAGAATCGCGACGACTAACCACTTAACCACTTCCAGGCCGCGCCCGCTTCCTTGAGCTTCGGTATTCGCACTCATAAAAAAAACCTGTCACATAGGATTCAGACAAACAACTTATCAGCCCCGTAAAGATCGAGGCTACCAACCGAAGCATGCTCTGAATTAGCAACAAAACCTCGACGTTTTACGCCGCAGAACAAGAGCCCATCTCACCAATGATTATGACTCAAAATCGCTGATGAGATAGGTTCTCTGTCACAGCGTAGAAAAAGGGCATCAAATGATGCCCTTTAACCGCATGTCGCGTCAAATGGTTATTCGACAAATGTCGGCATTTGCCGACTTAAGCGATAACTTTGGCAACAACGCCGGCGCCAACGGTACGGCCGCCTTCGCGAATAGCGAAACGCAGACCGTCGTCCATGGCGATCGGGGCAATCAGGTTAACAACCATCTTGATGTTGTCGCCAGGCATCACCATTTCAACGCCTTCCGGCAGTTCGATGGTACCGGTCACGTCAGTGGTACGGAAATAGAACTGCGGACGGTAGCCTTTGAAGAACGGCGTGTGGCGGCCGCCTTCGTCTTTGCTCAGAATATACACTTCCGATTCAAACTGGGTGTGCGGCTTGATCGAGCCCGGCTTGGCCAGAACCTGACCACGCTCGACGTCGTCACGCTTGGTGCCGCGCAGCAGCACGCCAACGTTCTCGCCGGCACGGCCTTCGTCCAGCAGTTTACGGAACATTTCAACGCCGGTGCAGGTGGTTTTGGTGGTGTCTTTGATGCCGACGATTTCCACTTCTTCACCCACTTTGACGATGCCGCGCTCTACACGACCGGTTACCACGGTGCCGCGGCCGGAGATGGAGAATACGTCTTCGATCGGCAGCAGGAACGGCTTGTCGATGGCGCGTTCCGGTTCCGGAATGTAGCTGTCCAGCGCTTCCGCCAGTTCAATGATTTTCTGCGTCCAGGCTTCGTCGCCTTCCAGCGCTTTCAGCGCGGAACCGCGGATAACCGGCGTGTCATCGCCCGGGAAGTCGTACTGCGACAGCAGTTCGCGCACTTCCATTTCCACCAGTTCCAGCAGCTCTTCGTCATCAACCATGTCGCATTTGTTCATGAACACGATGATGTAAGGTACGCCAACCTGGCGACCCAGCAGGATGTGCTCACGGGTCTGCGGCATCGGGCCGTCGGTGGCGGCTACAACCAGGATCGCGCCGTCCATCTGGGCCGCGCCGGTGATCATGTTTTTCACATAGTCGGCGTGTCCCGGGCAGTCTACGTGCGCGTAGTGGCGGGTCGGGGTATCGTATTCAACGTGCGAAGTGTTGATGGTGATACCACGGGCCTTTTCTTCCGGCGCGTTGTCGATCTGATCGAACGCGCGCGCGCTACCGCCGTAGGCCTTGGCCAGAACGGTGGTGATGGCGGCGGTCAGGGTCGTTTTACCATGGTCAACGTGGCCGATAGTACCGACGTTAACGTGTGGTTTTGTGCGTTGAAACTTTTCTTTAGACATCGATTGTCCCTCTAAGACACGAATATATCGGTGGTATCACCACATCAACCAGGCGAAATGCCTGATGAATTTTTTTTCTTACAGAAAGTGAATCAGGAGGGAGACTAGAAGTGGTGCTGATAGGCAGATTCGAACTGCCGACCTCACCCTTACCAAGGGTGCGCTCTACCAACTGAGCTATATCAGCACATTGGAGCGGGCAGTGGGAATCGAACCCACATCATCAGCTTGGAAGGCTGAGGTAATAGCCATTATACGATGCCCGCATCTTGGAACTCGGCTACCTGATATTTCTGTAGATTGTAGTATGATGCATGGGTTCAGGACCGATGCTGCGCATCGTTGTCTCGCTGCGCTCGGCCCGAACCTTGGTCGAAGGTTCTCACCTTCCCCCCACTGCGCCATGATGCTCCGCAGCCGGGTGTGTATCGTGCTTGATACGAATTTGGTGGTG
This region includes:
- the rplK gene encoding 50S ribosomal protein L11, with protein sequence MAKKVQAYVKLQVAAGMANPSPPVGPALGQQGVNIMEFCKAFNAKTESIEKGLPIPVVITVYSDRSFTFVTKTPPAAVLLKKAAGIKSGSGKPNKEKVGKVTSAQVREIAETKAADMTGADVEAMSRSIAGTARSMGLVVED
- the tuf gene encoding elongation factor Tu encodes the protein MSKEKFQRTKPHVNVGTIGHVDHGKTTLTAAITTVLAKAYGGSARAFDQIDNAPEEKARGITINTSHVEYDTPTRHYAHVDCPGHADYVKNMITGAAQMDGAILVVAATDGPMPQTREHILLGRQVGVPYIIVFMNKCDMVDDEELLELVEMEVRELLSQYDFPGDDTPVIRGSALKALEGDEAWTQKIIELAEALDSYIPEPERAIDKPFLLPIEDVFSISGRGTVVTGRVERGIVKVGEEVEIVGIKDTTKTTCTGVEMFRKLLDEGRAGENVGVLLRGTKRDDVERGQVLAKPGSIKPHTQFESEVYILSKDEGGRHTPFFKGYRPQFYFRTTDVTGTIELPEGVEMVMPGDNIKMVVNLIAPIAMDDGLRFAIREGGRTVGAGVVAKVIA
- the secE gene encoding preprotein translocase subunit SecE, which codes for MSANTEAQGSGRGLEVVKWLVVAILLVVAIVGNYFYRDYNLPLRALAVVLIIAIAGGVAMMTAKGKSTVAFAREARTEVRKVIWPTRQETLHTTLIVAAVTAVMSLILWGLDGILVRVVSFITGLRF
- the nusG gene encoding transcription termination/antitermination protein NusG, giving the protein MSEAPKKRWYVVQAFSGFEGRVAQSLREHIKLHDMEELFGEVMVPTEEVVEIRGGQRRKSERKFFPGYVLVQMVMNDASWHLVRSVPRVMGFIGGTSDRPAPISDKEVDAIMNRLQQVGDKPRPKTLFEPGELVRVNDGPFADFNGVVEEVDYEKSRLKVSVSIFGRATPVELDFGQVEKG